One window of the Trifolium pratense cultivar HEN17-A07 linkage group LG2, ARS_RC_1.1, whole genome shotgun sequence genome contains the following:
- the LOC123908638 gene encoding probable xyloglucan endotransglucosylase/hydrolase protein 30, which produces MDHHSLRCFVTIPKKTHFLFSFSLFLLFSFSNAAFDLATIPFNDGYSPLFGDGNVVRTTDGNGVQLLLDRYTGAGFISSNMYQYGFFSANIKLPSNYTAGICVAFYTSNGDVYEKTHDELDFEFLGNVAGKPWRFQTNLYGNGSTHRGREERYRLWFDPTKGYHRYSILWTAKNVIFYIDGVPIREVLRNEEMGGEYPTKPMSLYSTIWDASNWATSGGKYKVNYKYAPFVAEFKDLVLKGCSLDPIQEVTNGDVCEDQNIDLEAQDYAAVTPLRRLSMRRFRQKFMYYSYCYDTIRYPIPPPECDIIPGEQQRFKETGRLKFGGSHRRRSRRGGRTTIPIDETDQGDM; this is translated from the exons atggaTCATCATAGCTTACGTTGTTTTGTGACTATAcccaaaaaaactcattttcttttctctttttctttgtttcttctcTTCAGTTTCTCAAACGCAGCTTTCGACCTTGCAACCATACCCTTCAATGATGGCTATTCTCCTCTCTTCGGAGACGGCAACGTTGTCCGTACCACCGATGGAAACGGCGTCCAACTCCTCCTTGATCGCTACACCG GTGCTGGGTTCATTTCTTCCAATATGTACCAATATGGATTCTTTAGTGCAAATATCAAGTTACCATCAAATTATACTGCTGGAATTTGTGTTGCGTTTTAT ACATCAAACGGCGATGTGTACGAGAAAACGCATGATGAGTTGGACTTTGAATTCTTAGGTAACGTAGCTGGAAAACCTTGGCGGTTTCAAACAAATTTGTATGGAAATGGAAGCACTCATCGTGGTCGTGAAGAACGTTACCGTCTTTGGTTCGACCCTACTAAAGGTTACCATAGATATAGCATTCTTTGGACGGCAAAAAACGTCAT ATTTTACATTGATGGAGTTCCAATTAGAGAGGTGttaagaaatgaagaaatgggAGGTGAATACCCAACTAAGCCAATGTCATTGTACTCTACAATATGGGATGCATCAAATTGGGCCACATCGGGTGGAAAATACAAAGTGAACTATAAGTATGCTCCTTTTGTAGCTGAATTCAAGGACCTAGTCCTTAAGGGTTGCTCTCTTGATCCTATTCAAGAAGTTACCAATGGCGATGTTTGCGAGGACCAAAACATTGATCTCGAAGCTCAAGACTACGCAGCTGTGACCCCATTGCGTCGCCTCTCAATGAGAAGGTTCCGTCAAAAGTTTATGTACTACTCTTATTGTTATGATACAATTAGGTACCCTATCCCACCACCTGAGTGTGATATTATTCCGGGTGAGCAACAAAGATTTAAGGAGACTGGAAGGTTGAAATTTGGCGGGAGTCACCGCCGACGTTCTAGGCGAGGAGGCCGTACTACAATTCCGATAGATGAGACCGATCAGGGTGATATGTGA
- the LOC123905962 gene encoding cellulose synthase-like protein D2, with product MSSKPHLKQGLSMVKRIHQLSSDMDQESENGRGSVDQATYTVQVPSTPDNQPISLQRSTSRRVEDQYASSSMFTGGFNQVTRAQLKGRVIESESSHPQMAGSKGSACGMPGCDGKVMTDERGLEILPCECDFKICRDCYRDSMRNGEGICPGCREAYKEQETDEAAAVLNQQSLPLPPGADALKMERRLSIMKSGNLTRSHTNEFDHSWLFETKGSYGYGNAMWPKDPENGASSGSGSDWMGGDPNVFKDKPWKPLTRTVNIPAAILTPYRLIILVRMVVLIFFLKWRVENPNEDAMWLWGMSVVCEIWFAFSWLLDQLPKLFPINRVADLDVLKEKFETPSEHNQTGRSDLPGIDMFVSTADPEKEPPLVTANTILSILACNYPVEKLSCYVSDDGGSLLTFEAMAEAASFAELWVPFCRKHDIEPRNPESYFSLKRDPYKNKVRSDFVRDRRKVKREYEEFKVRINGLPDSIQRRADAYNTREEIKAMKQWREAGSGNDVELMESLKISKATWMADGTHWPGTWTTPAPEHSRGDHSSIIQVMLKPPSDEPLTGAESESNAMDLTEVDIRLPMLVYVSREKRPGYDHNKKAGAMNALVRASAIMSNGAFILNLDCDHYIYNSEAVREGMCYMMDRDGDKICYVQFPQRFEGIDPSDRYANHNTVFFDVNMRALDGIQGPFYVGTGCLFRRTALYGFDPPRLQEVVTGWFGSKKKKSSTVASVPEEISLEKQYLNGSIDDEEMSTALIPKKFGDSSRFVDSIRKAEFQGRPLADHPSIKNGRDPGGLTSPRDLLKASIVADAINAISCWYEDKTEWGDRVGWIYGSVTEDVVTGYRMHNRGWKSIYCVTKRDAFRGTAPINLTDRLHQVLRWATGSVEIFFSRNNALVANSRLKFLQRIGYLNVGIYPFTSFFLIVYCFLPALSLFTGQFIVQSLKVTFLVYLLGITVTLILLAILEIKWSGIELEDWWRNEQFWLIGGTSAHFAAVLQGLLKVLAGIEISFTLTSKSSGDEENDEYADLYIIKWSSLMIPPLTIMMVNVIAIAVAVSRTIYSDDRQWSSLLGGVFFSFWVLAHLYPFAKGLMGRRGRTPTIVFVWSALISITISLLWVAINPPSGNNNQIGGSFQFP from the exons ATGAGTTCTAAACCACACTTAAAACAAGGGTTATCTATGGTTAAGAGGATTCATCAATTGAGCAGTGATATGGATCAAGAATCTGAGAATGGGAGAGGAAGTGTTGATCAAGCTACTTACACGGTGCAAGTTCCTTCAACACCTGATAACCAACCTATTTCTCTTCAGAGGTCAACTTCTAGGAGAGTGGAGGATCAATACGCGTCGAGTTCTATGTTTACAGGTGGATTTAATCAGGTTACGCGCGCCCAATTGAAGGGTAGGGTGATTGAATCTGAATCCAGCCATCCGCAGATGGCTGGGAGTAAAGGGTCGGCGTGTGGGATGCCGGGGTGTGATGGAAAGGTCATGACTGATGAAAGAGGGTTGGAAATACTTCCTTGTGAGTGTGATTTTAAGATTTGTCGGGATTGTTATAGAGATAGTATGCGGAACGGTGAAGGGATTTGTCCTGGATGCAGGGAGGCTTATAAGGAGCAAGAAACTGATGAGGCTGCTGCTGTGCTTAATCAACAGTCACTACCTTTGCCTCCAGGTGCCGACGCGTTGAAGATGGAGAGGAGGTTGTCAATAATGAAATCGGGGAATTTGACGAGGAGTCATACTAATGAATTTGATCATTCTTGGTTGTTTGAGACTAAAGGGAGTTATGGATATGGAAATGCTATGTGGCCTAAAGATCCTGAGAATGGTGCTAGTTCTGGTTCAGGTTCTGATTGGATGGGTGGTGACCCTAATGTTTTCAAGGATAAGCCGTGGAAGCCGTTGACCCGGACAGTGAACATTCCTGCTGCAATTCTGACTCCTTATCG GCTTATAATATTAGTTCGGATGGTGGTGCTCATTTTCTTCCTTAAGTGGAGGGTAGAAAACCCCAACGAGGATGCAATGTGGCTGTGGGGGATGTCAGTAGTTTGTGAAATCTGGTTTGCATTTTCCTGGCTTCTTGACCAGCTTCCTAAGCTCTTTCCGATAAACCGTGTTGCTGATCTTGACGTTTTGAAAGAGAAGTTCGAAACTCCTAGTGAACACAACCAAACAGGAAGATCTGATCTTCCGGGAATTGATATGTTTGTGTCAACGGCAGATCCAGAAAAAGAACCGCCGCTTGTCACTGCAAATACTATTCTTTCGATTCTAGCTTGCAATTATCCGGTTGAAAAACTTTCATGTTATGTCTCTGACGATGGTGGCTCGCTTCTTACTTTCGAGGCCATGGCAGAGGCAGCAAGTTTTGCCGAATTGTGGGTTCCATTTTGTCGGAAGCACGATATTGAACCGAGGAACCCGGAATCTTATTTTAGTCTGAAGAGAGATCCCTACAAGAACAAAGTACGTTCTGACTTTGTAAGGGACCGTAGGAAGGTGAAGCGCGAGTACGAGGAATTCAAGGTTCGGATTAACGGCCTTCCTGATTCAATCCAGAGGCGCGCAGATGCTTATAATACTAGAGAGGAGATCAAAGCTATGAAGCAGTGGAGAGAGGCTGGAAGTGGAAACGATGTTGAACTGATGGAGAGTTTGAAAATTTCTAAAGCTACATGGATGGCTGATGGTACTCACTGGCCTGGGACTTGGACAACTCCTGCACCGGAGCATTCTCGGGGTGATCATTCCAGTATCATACAG GTAATGTTGAAACCTCCAAGTGATGAGCCACTGACCGGCGCAGAATCAGAGTCAAATGCAATGGATTTGACTGAAGTTGATATTCGCCTTCCTATGCTTGTCTATGTTTCTCGTGAAAAACGACCTGGCTATGATCACAACAAGAAAGCCGGGGCCATGAATGCCTTGGTTCGAGCTTCAGCTATTATGTCCAATGGAGCTTTCATACTTAATCTTGACTGTGACCATTACATATACAACTCCGAGGCAGTGAGGGAAGGCATGTGCTACATGATGGACCGCGATGGGGACAAAATCTGCTATGTTCAATTTCCTCAAAGGTTTGAAGGAATAGACCCTTCTGATCGCTATGCTAATCATAACACTGTCTTCTTTGACGTCAATATGCGAGCTCTCGATGGTATTCAGGGTCCTTTTTATGTCGGTACCGGATGTCTATTCCGAAGAACTGCACTTTATGGCTTTGATCCACCTCGGCTGCAAGAAGTGGTCACCGGTTGGTTTGGTAGTAAGAAAAAGAAATCCTCAACAGTTGCCTCAGTCCCTGAAGAAATTTCTCTAGAGAAACAATACTTGAATGGTAGCATCGATGATGAAGAAATGAGTACTGCTCTTATTCCTAAGAAATTTGGAGATTCGAGTCGTTTTGTTGATTCAATCAGAAAGGCAGAGTTCCAAGGTAGACCACTTGCAGATCACCCGTCTATAAAAAATGGACGTGATCCCGGTGGTCTAACAAGTCCTCGAGATCTCCTCAAAGCTTCTATTGTTGCTGATGCCATCAACGCCATCTCTTGTTGGTATGAAGACAAGACTGAATGGGGAGATAGGGTCGGATGGATTTACGGTTCTGTAACCGAGGATGTTGTGACTGGTTATAGAATGCACAATAGAGGATGGAAGTCTATATATTGTGTGACAAAGAGGGATGCCTTCCGGGGTACTGCTCCAATCAATCTTACCGACCGGCTTCACCAAGTTCTTCGATGGGCAACTGGCTCAGTCGAAATATTCTTTTCGCGCAACAACGCTCTTGTGGCCAATTCTAGATTGAAATTCTTGCAAAGGATTGGTTACCTTAATGTTGGAATCTATCCATTCACTTCATTCTTCCTTATTGTTTACTGCTTCCTCCCAGCTCTTTCGCTTTTCACCGGTCAGTTCATCGTCCAATCCCTCAAAGTCACTTTCTTAGTCTACCTCTTGGGAATCACAGTCACACTTATTCTTCTGGCTATTCTCGAGATCAAATGGTCCGGTATCGAACTCGAAGATTGGTGGAGGAACGAACAATTTTGGCTAATCGGAGGCACAAGTGCACATTTTGCCGCCGTTCTTCAAGGTCTACTTAAGGTATTAGCCGGCATTGAGATTTCTTTCACATTAACATCAAAATCATCTGGCGATGAAGAAAACGACGAATACGCCGATCTATACATAATCAAATGGAGCTCGTTGATGATTCCACCACTCACAATCATGATGGTTAATGTAATCGCAATTGCGGTTGCGGTTAGTAGGACTATATACAGCGATGATCGTCAATGGAGTAGTTTACTCGGAGGCGTATTCTTTAGCTTTTGGGTCTTGGCTCATTTATATCCATTTGCAAAAGGACTTATGGGAAGAAGAGGTAGAACACCAACTATAGTGTTTGTTTGGTCAGCTTTAATATCAATCACTATATCACTTCTATGGGTTGCTATTAATCCTCCTTCTGGTAATAATAATCAAATTGGAGGCTCATTCCAATTCCCTTGA
- the LOC123909844 gene encoding LOW QUALITY PROTEIN: uncharacterized protein LOC123909844 (The sequence of the model RefSeq protein was modified relative to this genomic sequence to represent the inferred CDS: substituted 1 base at 1 genomic stop codon) yields the protein MTATTNAEEQEAARLKTIAETKYKTTKNTKSALKYAKRAXRSAPHLQGISDLVTSLNILSSPDFYAVLDVEPTATITTIHKHYKKLSSLLHPNNNHHHVESSQEALKLVTDAFGILSDRKLREDYDGKLDLEMREKVRTFWTACDTCRVLHQFERKYLGHKLVCPGCDKSFKAVEAVQSDGSQSQEDEEEEDKTLGDFMLKRKNIKKKKNGKVGFEKDEIFKGNDEVGDEEDETFRGNDEVGDAKGESFKGNGDVGVEKSESFKDNDEVGIVGRLRKRTRSIGEVLECSESKRVVGSEEETMTLAEFQSKVKTKRKDEKGKMKGLEIKKGFAVEEKKNEGSVKRNGLSLERHRDTSGEELDVMAVADSDFYDFDKDRVERSFKKGQVWAVYDDDDGMPRSYALIDETVSVNPFKVMISWLDLQNNGDGKIVSRGKLGFHIPCGRFKVAKKVSISSVNVFSHVVDCDRAARQVYKIYPKKGSVWALYSEASLDAGDCNMCYDIVVFLTSYSEMNGMSMAFLEKVDGYKTVFKRQESGSHAVRFLRKDEFGLISHQIPARKCPCDEAPELLKDCWELDPASLPSNLLTIGGIGN from the coding sequence ATGACGGCAACAACAAATGCAGAAGAACAAGAAGCAGCACGTCTCAAAACAATAGCagaaacaaaatacaaaacaaccaaaaacacaaaatcaGCACTCAAATACGCCAAACGAGCATAACGTTCAGCACCACACTTACAAGGAATCTCAGACTTAGTCACTTCTCTCAACATCCTATCCTCCCCTGATTTCTACGCCGTTCTCGACGTCGAACCCACCGCCACAATCACCACCATTCATAAACACTACAAAAAACTATCTTCACTTCTTCACCCTAACAATAATCACCACCACGTTGAATCTTCTCAAGAAGCCCTCAAACTTGTTACTGACGCTTTCGGCATTTTATCTGATAGAAAGCTTAGAGAAGATTACGACGGGAAGCTTGATCTCGAGATGAGAGAAAAGGTAAGGACTTTTTGGACTGCTTGTGATACTTGTAGGGTTTTGCATCAGTTTGAGAGAAAGTATTTGGGTCATAAACTTGTTTGTCCTGGTTGTGATAAGAGTTTTAAGGCTGTTGAAGCTGTTCAGAGTGATGGGTCTCAGTCTcaggaagatgaagaagaagaagataagaCTTTGGGTGATTTTATGTTGAAGAGGAAGAacattaagaagaagaagaatgggaAAGTGGGTTTTGAAAAAGATGAGATTTTTAAGGGTAATGATGAAGTgggtgatgaagaagatgagacTTTTAGGGGTAATGATGAAGTGGGTGATGCAAAAGGTGAGAGCTTTAAGGGTAATGGTGATGTGGGTGTTGAGAAAAGTGAGAGCTTTAAGGATAATGATGAAGTGGGTATTGTTGGGAGACTGAGGAAGAGAACGCGTTCGATTGGTGAGGTTTTGGAATGTTCTGAATCCAAGAGGGTTGTTGGGAGTGAAGAGGAAACAATGACATTGGCTGAATTTCAATCTAAAGTGAAGACTAAGAGAAAGGACGAGAAAGGGAAGATGAAGGGATTGGAGATTAAGAAGGGTTTTGCGGTCGAGGAGAAGAAGAATGAGGGTTCTGTGAAGAGAAATGGGTTGAGTCTTGAGAGGCATAGGGATACTAGTGGCGAGGAATTAGATGTTATGGCGGTTGCGGATTcggatttttatgattttgataaAGATAGAGTGGAAAGGAGTTTTAAGAAAGGTCAAGTTTGGGCTGTGTATGATGACGATGATGGAATGCCGAGGAGTTATGCTTTGATTGATGAAACTGTTTCAGTGAATCCTTTTAAAGTGATGATTAGTTGGTTGGATTTACAGAACAATGGGGATGGGAAGATTGTTAGTAGGGGGAAATTAGGGTTTCATATACCTTGTGGGAGATTTAAAGTTGCTAAGAAGGTTTCCATAAGTTCTGTAAATGTGTTCTCTCATGTTGTGGATTGCGATCGGGCAGCGCGTCAGGTTTACAAAATTTATCCTAAGAAGGGATCAGTTTGGGCGCTTTATAGTGAGGCGAGTCTTGATGCCGGCGATTGCAATATGTGCTATGATATTGTTGTGTTTTTGACAAGTTACAGTGAGATGAATGGTATGAGCATGGCATTTCTCGAGAAGGTTGATGGTTACAAGACAGTGTTTAAGAGACAAGAGAGTGGGAGTCATGCTGTTAGATTTCTTCGGAAGGATGAATTTGGGCTAATTTCTCATCAGATTCCTGCGAGAAAATGTCCTTGTGATGAGGCTCCTGAATTGTTGAAAGACTGTTGGGAGCTTGATCCGGCTTCACTTCCTTCAAATTTACTTACTATTGGTGGCATAGGTAATTGA